A stretch of the Gossypium hirsutum isolate 1008001.06 chromosome D07, Gossypium_hirsutum_v2.1, whole genome shotgun sequence genome encodes the following:
- the LOC121219551 gene encoding peptidyl-prolyl cis-trans isomerase FKBP15-1, giving the protein MRFSRALKVAPILLLLLILFTFANAKKSADVTQLQIGVKHKPKSCEFQAHKGDRIKVHYRGKLTDGTVFDSSFERGDPIEFELGSGQVIKGWDQGLLGMCVGEKRKLKIPAKLGYGDHGSPPKIPGGATLVFDTELVAVNGKPSSGGDNTSEDEL; this is encoded by the exons atgcGATTCAGCAGGGCGTTGAAGGTTGCTCCGATTCTGCTTCTTCTGCTGATCCTTTTTACATTTG CGAATGCCAAGAAGTCAGCCGATGTGACCCAGCTACAGATCGGAGTCAAG CATAAGCCCAAATCATGCGAGTTCCAAGCTCACAAAGGTGATAGAATCAAAGTGCACTATCGG GGGAAACTCACTGATGGAACTGTATTCGATTCAAGTTTTGAAAGGGGTGACCCAATTGAATTTGAGCTTGGTAGTGGTCAAGTAATCAAAG GATGGGACCAAGGACTACTAGGAATGTGTGTCGGTGAGAAGCGGAAGTTGAAAATACCCGCAAAGCTTGGTTATGGTGACCATGGTTCACCACCCAAAATCCCAG GTGGAGCAACACTAGTATTTGACACGGAGCTTGTTGCAGTCAATGGGAAGCCATCCAGCGGAGGGGATAATACAAGTGAAGATGAGCTATAA
- the LOC121219552 gene encoding probable glucan endo-1,3-beta-glucosidase A6, which produces MALLPLYFFFLFLSVSSGEFSSQVGVNYGQLGNNLPSPKQSVKLIQSLGAKRVKIYDANHDILNALNGTNLQVCIMVPNEIINNISTSQKLADSWVETNVVPFYSTTKIRYLLVGNEVISGSPKDIWSNIVPAMRKIKKSLKTHGLDKIKVSTSMAMDVLESSFPPSNGTFRSDIADSIVRPLLQFLHRTKSFYFLDVYPYFAWVMDPKNINLEYALFESRTIKYTDPLSNLTYTNLFDQMVDSVVFAMKRLGYPDIRIWIAETGWPNAGDIDQIGANIYNAATYNRNVVKKLTAKPPIGTPARPGWVIPSLIFALYNENQKPGPGTERHFGLLYPNGTKIYGIDLSGKTPDSCFEPLPKPDNNEPYKGKIWCVAAKGVNETALSSALSYACSQGNRTCDPIQPGKKCFKPDSLFWHASYAFSSYWSQSRKTGATCYFNGLATQTAKDPSFGHCKFPSVSL; this is translated from the exons ATGGCCCTTCTTCCTCTCtacttcttctttcttttcctttccgtTTCGA GTGGGGAGTTCTCAAGTCAAGTGGGAGTAAACTACGGTCAGCTGGGGAACAATCTGCCATCTCCGAAACAATCGGTTAAGCTAATCCAATCTCTGGGAGCCAAACGCGTCAAAATCTACGATGCAAATCACGACATCCTTAATGCTCTCAATGGTACAAACCTTCAAGTCTGCATCATGGTCCCCAACGAGATCATAAACAACATCTCCACCAGTCAAAAGCTAGCTGATTCCTGGGTCGAAACCAACGTCGTCCCTTTTTACTCCACGACCAAAATCCGATACCTCCTTGTCGGCAATGAAGTCATCAGCGGTTCCCCTAAAGATATCTGGTCTAACATCGTGCCGGCCATGCGTAAAATAAAGAAATCGTTAAAAACCCATGGCCTCGACAAAATCAAAGTCAGTACCTCGATGGCAATGGATGTCTTGGAATCGTCGTTTCCGCCTTCCAACGGCACTTTCCGATCCGACATCGCCGATTCGATTGTTAGACCGCTGTTACAGTTTTTACACCGGACCAAATCTTTCTACTTCCTTGATGTTTACCCTTATTTCGCTTGGGTCATGGACCCCAAAAACATTAACCTCGAGTACGCACTCTTCGAGTCCCGAACCATCAAATACACCGACCCGCTTTCTAATTTAACCTACACTAATTTGTTCGACCAAATGGTTGACTCGGTTGTTTTCGCAATGAAAAGACTCGGGTACCCGGATATTAGGATCTGGATTGCGGAAACAGGTTGGCCAAATGCCGGCGATATCGATCAAATCGGAGCCAACATTTACAATGCCGCTACTTACAACCGAAATGTTGTGAAAAAGCTAACAGCTAAACCCCCGATCGGCACGCCGGCACGACCCGGATGGGTTATTCCCTCTCTAATATTTGCTCTGTATAATGAGAACCAGAAACCGGGTCCGGGAACTGAGCGGCATTTCGGGTTGTTGTATCCTAACGGGACAAAGATATACGGGATCGATTTGAGTGGGAAGACTCCGGATTCGTGTTTTGAGCCGTTGCCGAAGCCAGATAATAACGAGCCGTATAAGGGGAAGATTTGGTGCGTGGCGGCTAAAGGAGTAAACGAGACTGCGCTGAGTTCAGCATTGTCGTACGCGTGTTCGCAGGGGAATAGGACTTGTGACCCGATTCAACCCGGAAAGAAATGCTTCAAACCGGATTCATTGTTTTGGCACGCGAGCTACGCATTTAGTTCTTATTGGTCGCAATCCAGGAAGACTGGCGCCACCTGTTATTTTAACGGCTTGGCTACCCAGACGGCTAAAGATCCAA gtTTTGGTCACTGTAAGTTTCCAAGCGTGTCTCTTTGA